The following coding sequences lie in one Cannabis sativa cultivar Pink pepper isolate KNU-18-1 chromosome 5, ASM2916894v1, whole genome shotgun sequence genomic window:
- the LOC115717260 gene encoding protein OBERON 4 isoform X1 produces the protein MSKSGGFDPSSGLAGKNDKNQALSNAEKYEKYDRESSRMVRKRSEHDFDGFDRRKGFDRYRDGGGSENSRGYDRNAMHRSESFCGSRREFPKGFRSERDRSRREGSVSSWRRFGSGAKEFDEGGSRSRLEERGKRLRDVRSPTWSNSKDSGSEQSRVRSPPRGFRDRKSLSKSKSPTWSKDSVGSEQSKFVEVKKNEDVQVESGSRSSSEMEEGELEPEPELEAEAKPVSAPEVEAEKEDVKGCARMDVDYREIDSGKDTSATVVENKNKSVCEGEVKEVDKKVISEEKDVADEADSLANHEDNMASENFSSGEICKEGDQKEKESFRGDDECKDHAVQEIAPEKPLESVEEHKNDKGIDLEAKAEDVEERELNKEVIEENGVPEEHMSKVTEYVAQSFKDKGKSVLVTPNIADSVNVALWNEREPRDLLTCRENGIEGPSTRGFELFGSCPIRRQEKADQSGANMNKDETLESLDLSLSLPNVLLPIGAARGTASQARSVQSLTNTFPTNSDGMTASVSFSGSQSFYHNPSCSLTQNSMDNFEQSVGSRPLFQGVDWQALSQSEPKNNEAPFCQRILTNGNGNGSHQQPQSIPNNHSAQAQHLRALEGSSTLSNGLERQLSFHKQLSGHCRHPDNVRSPSHSVGSYELGSSYSFDRKRLMREKSSASLYRTSSSKMEQEQFLIGGAEFVETIISRIVSEPIHVIARKFHEMTGQHLSCLKDSICEMLRNGEKRRHLGALQKELLKRPDITLELLLKSHRTQLEILVALKTGLPDFLQQEMSVSSSDLAEIFMNLRCRNLACRSPLPVDECDCKVCSQKKGFCSSCMCLVCSKFDMASNTCSWLGCDVCLHWCHADCALRDSYIRNGRSAMGAQGTSEMQFHCVACDHPSEMFGFVKEVFQNFAKDWSAETLSKELEYVKRIFAASKDLRGKRLYEIAVQMLARLKNKNDLPEVYSYIMSFLNDVDSFKLNNMPLPSGKEQGKGSISGNGIAGPSQEPTWLKSVYSEKVPQLDIPASLLPSYSYDRNDKRNMDLELRTNTSKEPLFDELESIVRIKQAEAKMFQTKADDARRDAEGLHQIAIAKNGKIEEEYASRIANLHLDEAERLRKQKLEELQAQERENREYFSMKMRMDAEIKDLLLKMEATKRNLAA, from the exons ATGTCGAAAAGTGGAGGATTTGATCCATCATCGGGTCTCGCCGGAAAGAATGACAAGAACCAAGCTCTCTCCAACGCTGAAAA GTATGAAAAATATGACCGGGAGAGCTCCAGGATGGTAAGAAAGCGATCAGAGCATGATTTTGATGGTTTTGATAGGAGGAAAGGGTTTGATAGGTACAGAGATGGTGGTGGCAGCGAGAATAGTAGAGGGTATGACAGGAACGCAATGCATAGGTCGGAGAGCTTCTGTGGATCAAGGAGGGAGTTCCCTAAAGGGTTTCGGTCAGAGCGTGACCGCTCACGGAGAGAGGGGAGTGTTTCATCCTGGCGAAGATTTGGTAGTGGGGCAAAGGAATTTGATGAAGGTGGCAGCAGGAGTAGATTAGAGGAGAGAGGAAAGAGACTTAGGGATGTAAGGTCCCCGACATGGTCGAATTCAAAGGATTCGGGAAGCGAGCAATCAAGGGTTAGGTCTCCTCCAAGAGGATTCAGGGATAGGAAATCATTGTCAAAGTCAAAGTCTCCGACCTGGTCCAAGGATTCAGTTGGAAGTGAACAATCGAAGTTTGTTGAAGTGAAGAAAAATGAGGACGTTCAAGTTGAGAGTGGGAGTAGGAGTAGCAGTGAAATGGAGGAAGGTGAGCTTGAACCAGAGCCTGAACTTGAAGCAGAGGCCAAACCTGTATCAGCTCCTGAAGTTGAAGCTGAAAAGGAAGATGTAAAGGGTTGTGCTAGAATGGATGTTGATTATAGAGAGATTGATAGTGGTAAAGATACAAGTGCTACTGttgtggaaaataaaaataagtcaGTATGTGAAGGAGAGGTGAAGGAAGTGGATAAGAAAGTTATTTCTGAAGAAAAAGATGTGGCTGATGAAGCTGATAGTTTGGCAAATCATGAGGATAATATGGCTAGTGAAAATTTTAGCAGTGGGGAGATATGTAAAGAAGGTGAtcagaaagagaaagaaagttTCAGGGGTGATGATGAATGTAAGGATCATGCAGTGCAAGAAATCGCTCCGGAAAAGCCATTGGAATCTGTAGAAGAACACAAGAATGACAAGGGTATTGATCTTGAAGCTAAGGCTGAAGATGTCGAAGAAAGGGAATTGAACAAGGAAGTGATAGAGGAGAATGGAGTGCCCGAGGAACATATGTCAAAGGTAACTGAATATGTGGCACAAAGCTTCAAGGACAAAGGGAAAAGTGTATTGGTGACTCCTAATATTGCCGATTCTGTGAATGTTGCTCTCTGGAATGAAAGAGAACCTAGAGATCTTTTAACTTGCAGAGAAAATGGTATAGAAGGACCGAGCACCAGAGGCTTTGAGTTATTTGGTAGCTGTCCTATTAGAAGACAAGAGAAAGCTGATCAATCTGGTGCTAATATGAATAAGGATGAAACACTTGAGTCGCTTGATCTTTCTCTTAGCTTACCAAATGTGTTATTACCTATTGGTGCAGCTCGGGGTACTGCTAGTCAAGCAAGGAGCGTTCAGTCCTTGACTAATACATTTCCTACTAATTCAGATGGGATGACAGCATCAGTGTCCTTTTCAGGTTCTCAATCATTTTATCACAACCCAAGCTGTTCTTTGACCCAGAATTCTATGGATAACTTTGAACAGTCGGTTGGCAGTCGTCCCCTTTTTCAGGGGGTTGATTGGCAGGCACTGTCTCAGAGTGAGCCTAAAAATAATGAAGCTCCTTTTTGTCAAAGAATCTTAACAAATGGGAACGGAAATGGTTCTCATCAACAGCCTCAATCCATTCCAAACAATCATTCTGCCCAAGCTCAACACCTTAGGGCTCTTGAAGGCAGCTCTACATTAAGTAATGGATTGGAAAGGCAGCTTAGCTTCCATAAGCAGTTGTCAGGACACTGTAGGCACCCTGATAATGTCAGGTCACCTTCTCATAGCGTTGGTTCTTATGAACTTGGATCTAGTTACAGTTTTGATAGGAAGCGACTAATGAGAGAAAAAAGTAGTGCTAGCTTGTATAGGACTAGTAGTTCTAAAATGGAGCAGGAACAATTTCTTATTGGTGGGGCTGAATTTGTTGAGACAATCATTTCCCGGATAGTGTCAGAACCAATACATGTAATTGCTAGAAAATTTCATGAAATGACCGGACAACACTTATCATGCCTCAAGGATAGCATTTGTGAGATGTTGCGAAATGGAGAGAAGCGTAGGCATTTAGGTGCCTTACAGAAAGAACTGCTGAAAAGGCCTGACATAACCTTGGAGTTGCTACTCAAGTCTCATAGGACACAGTTGGAAATATTGGTTGCTCTGAAGACTGGTCTACCAGATTTTCTTCAGCAAGAAATGAGTGTATCATCTTCAGATTTGGCTGAGATTTTTATGAATTTGAGATGCAGAAATCTTGCTTGTCGTAGTCCACTGCCTGTGGATGAATGTGATTGCAAGGTTTGTTCTCAGAAGAAGGGTTTTTGCAGTTCATGCATGTGTCTTGTCTGCTCGAAATTTGACATGGCATCCAATACGTGTAGTTGGCTTGGGTGTGATGTTTGTCTTCATTGGTGTCATGCAGATTGTGCGTTACGTGACTCTTATATTAGAAATGGGCGCAGTGCAATGGGGGCACAAGGAACATCTGAGATGCAATTCCATTGTGTTGCCTGTGATCACCCGTCTGAGATGTTTGGCTTTGTGAAAGAAGTGTTTCAAAATTTTGCCAAGGACTGGTCAGCTGAAACTCTATCCAAGGAACTTGAATATGTCAAGAGAATATTTGCTGCAAGCAAGGACTTGAGAGGGAAACGACTCTATGAGATTGCTGTTCAGATGTTGGCAAGATTGAAAAATAAGAACGACCTTCCTGAAGTTTACAGTTACATAATGAGCTTCCTCAAcg ATGTTGATTCTTTCAAGTTAAATAATATGCCTCTTCCATCTGGGAAGGAACAAGGTAAAGGAAGCATCAGTGGGAATGGGATTGCTGGGCCAAGCCAAGAACCCACATGGCTAAAATCGGTATATTCGGAAAAGGTTCCTCAGTTGGATATACCTGCTAGCTTACTTCCTAGTTACAGCTATGACCGAAATGACAAGCGCAACATGGACTTGGAGTTGCGGACAAATACTTCCAAGGAGCCTCTTTTCGATGAGCTGGAGAGTATTGTAAGAATTAAACAAGCAGAGGCCAAGATGTTCCAAACAAAGGCGGATGATGCAAGAAGGGATGCAGAAGGCCTGCATCAGATAGCCATTGCCAAAAATGGAAAGATTGAGGAGGAGTATGCTAGTAGAATTGCCAACTTGCACTTGGATGAAGCCGAGAGGTTGCGTAAACAAAAACTTGAAGAACTGCAGGCTCAGGAACGAGAAAATCGTGAATACTTTAGTATGAAAATGAGAATGGATGCAGAAATTAAAGACCTGTTATTGAAAATGGAAGCTACCAAGCGGAACCTAGCAGCATGA
- the LOC115717260 gene encoding protein OBERON 4 isoform X2: MVRKRSEHDFDGFDRRKGFDRYRDGGGSENSRGYDRNAMHRSESFCGSRREFPKGFRSERDRSRREGSVSSWRRFGSGAKEFDEGGSRSRLEERGKRLRDVRSPTWSNSKDSGSEQSRVRSPPRGFRDRKSLSKSKSPTWSKDSVGSEQSKFVEVKKNEDVQVESGSRSSSEMEEGELEPEPELEAEAKPVSAPEVEAEKEDVKGCARMDVDYREIDSGKDTSATVVENKNKSVCEGEVKEVDKKVISEEKDVADEADSLANHEDNMASENFSSGEICKEGDQKEKESFRGDDECKDHAVQEIAPEKPLESVEEHKNDKGIDLEAKAEDVEERELNKEVIEENGVPEEHMSKVTEYVAQSFKDKGKSVLVTPNIADSVNVALWNEREPRDLLTCRENGIEGPSTRGFELFGSCPIRRQEKADQSGANMNKDETLESLDLSLSLPNVLLPIGAARGTASQARSVQSLTNTFPTNSDGMTASVSFSGSQSFYHNPSCSLTQNSMDNFEQSVGSRPLFQGVDWQALSQSEPKNNEAPFCQRILTNGNGNGSHQQPQSIPNNHSAQAQHLRALEGSSTLSNGLERQLSFHKQLSGHCRHPDNVRSPSHSVGSYELGSSYSFDRKRLMREKSSASLYRTSSSKMEQEQFLIGGAEFVETIISRIVSEPIHVIARKFHEMTGQHLSCLKDSICEMLRNGEKRRHLGALQKELLKRPDITLELLLKSHRTQLEILVALKTGLPDFLQQEMSVSSSDLAEIFMNLRCRNLACRSPLPVDECDCKVCSQKKGFCSSCMCLVCSKFDMASNTCSWLGCDVCLHWCHADCALRDSYIRNGRSAMGAQGTSEMQFHCVACDHPSEMFGFVKEVFQNFAKDWSAETLSKELEYVKRIFAASKDLRGKRLYEIAVQMLARLKNKNDLPEVYSYIMSFLNDVDSFKLNNMPLPSGKEQGKGSISGNGIAGPSQEPTWLKSVYSEKVPQLDIPASLLPSYSYDRNDKRNMDLELRTNTSKEPLFDELESIVRIKQAEAKMFQTKADDARRDAEGLHQIAIAKNGKIEEEYASRIANLHLDEAERLRKQKLEELQAQERENREYFSMKMRMDAEIKDLLLKMEATKRNLAA, encoded by the exons ATGGTAAGAAAGCGATCAGAGCATGATTTTGATGGTTTTGATAGGAGGAAAGGGTTTGATAGGTACAGAGATGGTGGTGGCAGCGAGAATAGTAGAGGGTATGACAGGAACGCAATGCATAGGTCGGAGAGCTTCTGTGGATCAAGGAGGGAGTTCCCTAAAGGGTTTCGGTCAGAGCGTGACCGCTCACGGAGAGAGGGGAGTGTTTCATCCTGGCGAAGATTTGGTAGTGGGGCAAAGGAATTTGATGAAGGTGGCAGCAGGAGTAGATTAGAGGAGAGAGGAAAGAGACTTAGGGATGTAAGGTCCCCGACATGGTCGAATTCAAAGGATTCGGGAAGCGAGCAATCAAGGGTTAGGTCTCCTCCAAGAGGATTCAGGGATAGGAAATCATTGTCAAAGTCAAAGTCTCCGACCTGGTCCAAGGATTCAGTTGGAAGTGAACAATCGAAGTTTGTTGAAGTGAAGAAAAATGAGGACGTTCAAGTTGAGAGTGGGAGTAGGAGTAGCAGTGAAATGGAGGAAGGTGAGCTTGAACCAGAGCCTGAACTTGAAGCAGAGGCCAAACCTGTATCAGCTCCTGAAGTTGAAGCTGAAAAGGAAGATGTAAAGGGTTGTGCTAGAATGGATGTTGATTATAGAGAGATTGATAGTGGTAAAGATACAAGTGCTACTGttgtggaaaataaaaataagtcaGTATGTGAAGGAGAGGTGAAGGAAGTGGATAAGAAAGTTATTTCTGAAGAAAAAGATGTGGCTGATGAAGCTGATAGTTTGGCAAATCATGAGGATAATATGGCTAGTGAAAATTTTAGCAGTGGGGAGATATGTAAAGAAGGTGAtcagaaagagaaagaaagttTCAGGGGTGATGATGAATGTAAGGATCATGCAGTGCAAGAAATCGCTCCGGAAAAGCCATTGGAATCTGTAGAAGAACACAAGAATGACAAGGGTATTGATCTTGAAGCTAAGGCTGAAGATGTCGAAGAAAGGGAATTGAACAAGGAAGTGATAGAGGAGAATGGAGTGCCCGAGGAACATATGTCAAAGGTAACTGAATATGTGGCACAAAGCTTCAAGGACAAAGGGAAAAGTGTATTGGTGACTCCTAATATTGCCGATTCTGTGAATGTTGCTCTCTGGAATGAAAGAGAACCTAGAGATCTTTTAACTTGCAGAGAAAATGGTATAGAAGGACCGAGCACCAGAGGCTTTGAGTTATTTGGTAGCTGTCCTATTAGAAGACAAGAGAAAGCTGATCAATCTGGTGCTAATATGAATAAGGATGAAACACTTGAGTCGCTTGATCTTTCTCTTAGCTTACCAAATGTGTTATTACCTATTGGTGCAGCTCGGGGTACTGCTAGTCAAGCAAGGAGCGTTCAGTCCTTGACTAATACATTTCCTACTAATTCAGATGGGATGACAGCATCAGTGTCCTTTTCAGGTTCTCAATCATTTTATCACAACCCAAGCTGTTCTTTGACCCAGAATTCTATGGATAACTTTGAACAGTCGGTTGGCAGTCGTCCCCTTTTTCAGGGGGTTGATTGGCAGGCACTGTCTCAGAGTGAGCCTAAAAATAATGAAGCTCCTTTTTGTCAAAGAATCTTAACAAATGGGAACGGAAATGGTTCTCATCAACAGCCTCAATCCATTCCAAACAATCATTCTGCCCAAGCTCAACACCTTAGGGCTCTTGAAGGCAGCTCTACATTAAGTAATGGATTGGAAAGGCAGCTTAGCTTCCATAAGCAGTTGTCAGGACACTGTAGGCACCCTGATAATGTCAGGTCACCTTCTCATAGCGTTGGTTCTTATGAACTTGGATCTAGTTACAGTTTTGATAGGAAGCGACTAATGAGAGAAAAAAGTAGTGCTAGCTTGTATAGGACTAGTAGTTCTAAAATGGAGCAGGAACAATTTCTTATTGGTGGGGCTGAATTTGTTGAGACAATCATTTCCCGGATAGTGTCAGAACCAATACATGTAATTGCTAGAAAATTTCATGAAATGACCGGACAACACTTATCATGCCTCAAGGATAGCATTTGTGAGATGTTGCGAAATGGAGAGAAGCGTAGGCATTTAGGTGCCTTACAGAAAGAACTGCTGAAAAGGCCTGACATAACCTTGGAGTTGCTACTCAAGTCTCATAGGACACAGTTGGAAATATTGGTTGCTCTGAAGACTGGTCTACCAGATTTTCTTCAGCAAGAAATGAGTGTATCATCTTCAGATTTGGCTGAGATTTTTATGAATTTGAGATGCAGAAATCTTGCTTGTCGTAGTCCACTGCCTGTGGATGAATGTGATTGCAAGGTTTGTTCTCAGAAGAAGGGTTTTTGCAGTTCATGCATGTGTCTTGTCTGCTCGAAATTTGACATGGCATCCAATACGTGTAGTTGGCTTGGGTGTGATGTTTGTCTTCATTGGTGTCATGCAGATTGTGCGTTACGTGACTCTTATATTAGAAATGGGCGCAGTGCAATGGGGGCACAAGGAACATCTGAGATGCAATTCCATTGTGTTGCCTGTGATCACCCGTCTGAGATGTTTGGCTTTGTGAAAGAAGTGTTTCAAAATTTTGCCAAGGACTGGTCAGCTGAAACTCTATCCAAGGAACTTGAATATGTCAAGAGAATATTTGCTGCAAGCAAGGACTTGAGAGGGAAACGACTCTATGAGATTGCTGTTCAGATGTTGGCAAGATTGAAAAATAAGAACGACCTTCCTGAAGTTTACAGTTACATAATGAGCTTCCTCAAcg ATGTTGATTCTTTCAAGTTAAATAATATGCCTCTTCCATCTGGGAAGGAACAAGGTAAAGGAAGCATCAGTGGGAATGGGATTGCTGGGCCAAGCCAAGAACCCACATGGCTAAAATCGGTATATTCGGAAAAGGTTCCTCAGTTGGATATACCTGCTAGCTTACTTCCTAGTTACAGCTATGACCGAAATGACAAGCGCAACATGGACTTGGAGTTGCGGACAAATACTTCCAAGGAGCCTCTTTTCGATGAGCTGGAGAGTATTGTAAGAATTAAACAAGCAGAGGCCAAGATGTTCCAAACAAAGGCGGATGATGCAAGAAGGGATGCAGAAGGCCTGCATCAGATAGCCATTGCCAAAAATGGAAAGATTGAGGAGGAGTATGCTAGTAGAATTGCCAACTTGCACTTGGATGAAGCCGAGAGGTTGCGTAAACAAAAACTTGAAGAACTGCAGGCTCAGGAACGAGAAAATCGTGAATACTTTAGTATGAAAATGAGAATGGATGCAGAAATTAAAGACCTGTTATTGAAAATGGAAGCTACCAAGCGGAACCTAGCAGCATGA